A single genomic interval of Alistipes provencensis harbors:
- a CDS encoding TIGR03915 family putative DNA repair protein, with protein MLVFRYDKTFDGLLSAVFDAYSLHMFPESLIGPGEPEPLFTERVHDVVTDEAHASRVWRGLERRLVARARSMFVYAWHGEQAGSDLLMLRCLRRVFDEGGGVVADQGDPDMKALHRLALQVSHERERMKQFVRLQKAADGTFFAAVTPEHNALPLALDYFIDRFADQRWLIYDRKRDYGYYYDCTSARRITLEDDRGMIADKLADEWLAEDERQFQLLWKNYFRALAIPQRTNERLQRRMMPRRYWKHLTEME; from the coding sequence ATGCTGGTCTTTCGTTACGATAAAACTTTCGACGGGTTGCTGTCGGCCGTGTTCGACGCCTATTCGTTGCATATGTTCCCCGAATCGCTGATCGGCCCCGGGGAGCCCGAACCGCTCTTTACGGAGCGCGTCCACGACGTTGTGACCGACGAGGCGCATGCCTCCCGCGTGTGGCGGGGGCTCGAACGGCGGCTTGTCGCCCGCGCCCGGTCGATGTTCGTCTATGCTTGGCATGGGGAGCAGGCCGGAAGCGACCTGCTGATGCTGCGCTGCCTGCGGCGTGTTTTCGACGAGGGCGGGGGCGTCGTCGCCGATCAGGGCGATCCCGACATGAAGGCTCTGCACCGGCTGGCGCTTCAGGTCTCCCACGAACGCGAGCGCATGAAGCAGTTCGTCCGGCTCCAGAAAGCCGCCGACGGCACCTTTTTCGCTGCCGTGACACCCGAGCACAACGCCCTGCCGCTGGCGCTGGACTATTTCATCGACCGTTTCGCCGACCAGCGGTGGCTCATCTACGACCGCAAACGCGACTATGGATACTATTACGACTGTACCTCGGCGCGCCGCATCACGCTGGAGGACGACCGGGGGATGATCGCCGACAAACTCGCCGACGAGTGGCTTGCCGAGGACGAACGGCAGTTCCAGCTTTTGTGGAAAAATTATTTCCGGGCGCTGGCCATTCCCCAGCGGACGAACGAACGCCTCCAGCGCCGCATGATGCCGCGCCGTTACTGGAAACACCTGACCGAAATGGAGTGA
- a CDS encoding DUF4861 family protein codes for MKRILTLLLALGAVCTLNAKTQKCNYRVTVTGSRLECPVVIRDVPEWAQSAVVSLGGVHQIPSQLDKRLGELVFVANISGQQNFRVVYSSEPDKRVFKSRVHAQMWLKNPDKSLRAADTLSSTQNDMYHKLHHHGPAFESEYAAYRIYFDNKQTIDTYGKKRPRLELAETMWYPSDEQLAAGYGHDNLRVFGSVGVGALKGWDAEKNKMVHIADFKRREARILAKGPIRTIVEMRVEGWKYGGREITMTSRYILYAGHGDVQVENRIEGDFKGLIFTTGVMKMAGNKVYRDDNVIAAFGRDYPENDTLKWEKESVGLAVAVPQKQVVSQIDDKTSYLFQLAPDARGRIDYVFEMIWRKSEWLKDRSDTQCVLGLMESVRSARTAVVVSRIP; via the coding sequence ATGAAACGGATTTTAACTCTTTTGCTGGCCCTCGGTGCCGTCTGCACCCTGAACGCCAAGACCCAGAAATGCAACTACCGCGTAACCGTCACGGGTTCGCGGCTTGAATGCCCGGTCGTCATCCGGGATGTGCCCGAGTGGGCCCAGAGCGCCGTCGTGTCGCTCGGGGGCGTTCACCAGATCCCGTCCCAGTTGGATAAACGGTTGGGCGAACTGGTCTTCGTGGCCAACATCTCCGGGCAGCAGAATTTTCGCGTGGTCTACTCCTCGGAACCCGACAAGCGGGTGTTCAAGAGCCGCGTGCACGCCCAGATGTGGCTGAAGAATCCGGATAAGAGCCTGCGGGCGGCCGATACGCTCTCCTCGACGCAGAACGACATGTACCACAAGCTCCACCACCACGGCCCGGCTTTCGAGTCGGAATATGCCGCCTACCGCATCTATTTCGACAACAAGCAGACCATCGACACCTACGGTAAGAAACGCCCCCGGCTGGAACTGGCCGAGACGATGTGGTACCCCTCGGACGAACAGTTGGCCGCCGGTTACGGACACGACAACCTGCGGGTCTTCGGCTCGGTGGGCGTGGGGGCACTCAAAGGCTGGGATGCCGAAAAGAACAAGATGGTCCACATCGCCGATTTCAAACGCCGCGAAGCCCGCATTCTGGCCAAAGGCCCCATCCGCACGATCGTCGAGATGCGGGTCGAGGGGTGGAAATACGGCGGCCGTGAGATTACGATGACTTCGCGTTACATCCTCTATGCCGGGCACGGCGACGTGCAGGTCGAGAACCGCATCGAGGGCGATTTCAAGGGGCTGATCTTCACGACGGGCGTGATGAAGATGGCCGGGAACAAGGTCTATAGGGACGACAACGTGATCGCCGCTTTCGGACGCGATTATCCCGAGAACGACACCCTGAAATGGGAGAAGGAGAGCGTCGGGCTGGCCGTCGCCGTGCCGCAGAAGCAGGTGGTCTCGCAGATCGACGACAAGACCAGCTACCTGTTCCAGCTTGCTCCCGACGCCCGCGGACGTATCGACTATGTGTTCGAAATGATCTGGCGCAAGAGCGAATGGCTCAAGGACCGCAGCGACACCCAGTGTGTTTTGGGGCTGATGGAATCGGTCCGTTCGGCCCGCACGGCGGTCGTCGTCTCGCGGATTCCGTAG
- a CDS encoding glycoside hydrolase family 28 protein, which produces MNLKFVTICAAAILITTADGRARTPHAASSPGGQPFEMPHVARPAIPDRRVSVADFGGVGDGHTLNTGAFADAIDALTARGGGRVEVPEGVWFTGPIVLKDNIELHVGQNAVIVFSDDKSLYPLVETTFEGLNTLRCQSPLSARGVRNVAVTGRGVIDGNGDAWRAVKKDKLNPRQWKELVQSGGVLSDDEKTWYPSESYKFGASSGADQNVSTWAETRDDFERMRDFLRPVMVAIHNCENVLLEGVTFQNSPCWNIHPAMCTNLIVNDITVRCPDYAQNSDGIDIESCRNVVLTNSRFDVGDDGICIKSGKDQAGRDRGIPCENILVDNCIVFHGHGGFVVGSEMSGGVRNVKVSNCVFSGTDVGLRFKSTRGRGGVVEHIWIEDIAMNNILQEPLLFDLFYGGKSASEALAAGAEAEPTDVAPKAVDETTPTFRNIHIRNVWCRGARRAMYFNGLPEMNVEHVTVENTYIYARTGARINESSDVVLRNVQIVPEQGPALMLNNVKNLHAEGFITPAGMERALVVTGSRNRGIAVSSAQITRENADLSKSAARYVVIK; this is translated from the coding sequence ATGAACCTGAAATTTGTGACGATCTGTGCGGCGGCGATCCTGATAACGACCGCGGATGGCCGGGCCCGCACTCCGCACGCGGCTTCTTCCCCCGGCGGGCAACCGTTCGAAATGCCGCATGTCGCGCGGCCCGCAATCCCCGACCGCAGGGTCAGCGTCGCCGACTTCGGCGGCGTGGGCGACGGCCATACGCTCAATACCGGAGCTTTTGCCGATGCCATCGACGCCCTGACGGCCCGCGGAGGCGGCCGCGTGGAGGTCCCCGAAGGGGTCTGGTTTACGGGCCCTATCGTGTTGAAAGACAACATCGAACTCCACGTCGGACAGAATGCCGTGATCGTCTTCAGCGACGACAAGTCGCTCTATCCTTTGGTCGAAACCACTTTCGAGGGACTCAACACCCTGCGCTGCCAGTCGCCGCTGTCGGCCCGCGGTGTCCGGAACGTGGCCGTCACGGGCCGCGGCGTGATCGACGGGAACGGCGATGCGTGGCGCGCCGTGAAGAAGGACAAACTCAATCCCCGCCAGTGGAAAGAGCTGGTGCAGAGCGGCGGTGTGCTCTCCGACGATGAAAAGACATGGTACCCTTCGGAAAGCTATAAGTTCGGAGCCTCCTCGGGCGCCGACCAGAATGTCTCGACGTGGGCCGAAACGCGCGACGATTTCGAACGCATGCGCGATTTCCTGCGTCCGGTCATGGTCGCCATCCACAACTGCGAAAATGTCCTGCTGGAAGGCGTCACTTTCCAGAACTCCCCCTGCTGGAACATCCATCCGGCGATGTGCACCAACCTGATCGTCAACGACATTACGGTCCGCTGCCCCGACTATGCCCAGAACAGCGACGGCATCGACATCGAGTCGTGCCGAAATGTCGTGCTGACCAATTCGCGCTTCGACGTGGGCGACGACGGCATCTGCATCAAGAGCGGCAAGGATCAGGCGGGCCGCGACCGCGGCATTCCGTGCGAGAACATCCTCGTCGACAACTGCATCGTCTTCCACGGCCACGGCGGTTTCGTCGTCGGCAGCGAAATGTCGGGCGGCGTGCGCAACGTCAAGGTCTCGAACTGCGTCTTCTCGGGCACCGACGTGGGCCTGCGCTTCAAGTCCACGCGCGGCCGCGGCGGGGTGGTGGAGCATATCTGGATCGAGGATATCGCCATGAACAACATCCTGCAGGAACCGCTGCTGTTCGACCTTTTCTACGGCGGCAAATCGGCCTCCGAGGCGCTTGCCGCGGGAGCCGAAGCCGAGCCTACGGACGTGGCTCCCAAGGCTGTCGACGAAACTACGCCCACGTTCCGGAACATCCATATCCGCAACGTCTGGTGCCGCGGCGCCCGCCGTGCGATGTATTTCAACGGCCTGCCGGAGATGAACGTCGAGCATGTGACGGTCGAGAATACCTATATTTATGCCCGGACCGGAGCCCGGATCAACGAATCTTCGGACGTCGTGCTGCGCAACGTGCAGATCGTCCCCGAGCAGGGGCCTGCGCTGATGCTCAACAACGTGAAGAACCTCCATGCCGAGGGCTTCATAACGCCCGCAGGCATGGAGCGCGCTCTGGTTGTGACGGGCAGCCGCAACCGCGGCATCGCTGTCTCCTCGGCACAGATCACCCGGGAAAATGCGGACCTTTCCAAAAGCGCGGCCCGTTATGTCGTTATTAAATAG
- a CDS encoding pectate lyase yields MLPAFLVLTAGCGGDSTEAAPERKTLPVPDVTFSVSDLTAIVRWSVSAQVEAVRFTFELYAGGASAPEKTATTSLTSQRFALEAGVTYRFRVCAVAPLGSAEWQDSAFSEEVTFTAGGSPVDPGADLGLPLANENDGVLRAFPGAEGGGMYVTGGRGGKVCHVTNLNDSGTGSLRAAVEASGKRIVVFDVAGTIELLSDLRIKNGNLTIAGQTAPGNGICVSGGTVVIDADNVIVRYMRFRLGDLNKGGNLSDGSDTIWGRYRTDIILDHCSMSWSIDECASFYANRNFTMQWCLLTESLRKSAHGKGEHGYGGIWGGRNASFHHNMLANHDSRNARIDHPGIYGSYLSTHRGNVDYRNNVIYNWGSNTTYGGEDGSFNIVNNYYKPGPASKERNYFVDAYWYNSSSNVGSAYPRLYMSGNYHAGGYASAINGDNWLGVYYHPQGDDPSKTAGRLSAPLSVRAGDTQVCHTTTHSAADAFDAVLKYAGASLSRDAVDKRAESDARSGEATFPNGGNGSTGGIIDTQSAVGGWPELTATDEEIRRAATDTDGDGIPDYYETLLGLDPNDASDANATTLDPQGIYPNIEVYFHFLVREISVAQTAGGTYTALE; encoded by the coding sequence ATGCTGCCCGCTTTTCTGGTGCTTACGGCCGGATGCGGCGGCGACTCCACCGAGGCGGCTCCCGAGCGGAAGACCCTTCCCGTGCCCGACGTGACGTTCTCGGTCTCCGACCTGACGGCTATTGTCCGCTGGTCGGTCTCGGCGCAGGTCGAGGCCGTGCGCTTCACCTTCGAGCTCTATGCCGGGGGTGCCTCTGCCCCCGAGAAAACGGCCACGACGAGCCTTACCTCCCAGCGCTTCGCACTGGAAGCGGGCGTGACCTACCGCTTCCGGGTGTGCGCCGTGGCGCCGCTCGGCTCGGCCGAATGGCAGGATTCCGCTTTTTCCGAAGAGGTTACCTTTACGGCCGGCGGTTCGCCCGTCGATCCGGGTGCGGATCTGGGGCTTCCCTTGGCCAACGAGAACGACGGCGTGCTGCGCGCCTTTCCGGGTGCCGAGGGCGGCGGCATGTACGTCACGGGCGGGCGCGGCGGCAAGGTCTGCCACGTCACCAACCTCAACGATTCGGGTACGGGATCGCTGCGTGCGGCTGTCGAGGCTTCGGGTAAGCGCATCGTCGTCTTCGACGTGGCGGGAACGATCGAACTGCTCAGCGATTTGCGCATCAAGAATGGAAACCTGACCATTGCCGGGCAGACGGCTCCGGGCAACGGGATTTGTGTGAGCGGCGGTACGGTCGTGATCGATGCCGACAATGTCATTGTCCGTTACATGCGTTTCCGCTTGGGCGACCTGAATAAAGGCGGTAATCTTTCCGATGGGTCGGATACCATTTGGGGACGTTATCGCACGGATATCATCCTCGACCACTGCTCGATGTCGTGGTCGATCGACGAGTGCGCCTCGTTCTATGCCAACCGCAACTTCACGATGCAGTGGTGCCTGCTGACCGAGAGCCTGCGCAAATCGGCGCACGGCAAGGGCGAGCATGGTTACGGCGGCATCTGGGGCGGCAGGAACGCCTCGTTCCACCATAACATGCTGGCCAATCACGACAGCCGCAATGCCCGCATCGACCATCCGGGTATCTACGGCAGCTACCTCTCGACTCACCGGGGAAATGTCGATTACCGCAACAACGTGATTTACAACTGGGGCAGCAACACGACCTACGGCGGTGAGGACGGCTCGTTCAACATCGTGAACAACTATTACAAGCCCGGGCCGGCTTCGAAAGAGCGCAACTATTTCGTCGATGCCTACTGGTACAACTCCTCTTCGAACGTGGGTTCGGCCTATCCCCGGCTCTATATGTCCGGGAACTACCATGCGGGCGGCTATGCTTCGGCGATCAACGGCGATAACTGGTTGGGTGTCTATTACCATCCGCAGGGCGACGATCCCTCGAAAACGGCCGGACGCCTTTCCGCTCCGCTGTCCGTCAGGGCCGGCGATACGCAGGTCTGCCACACGACGACCCATTCGGCAGCCGATGCCTTCGATGCCGTGCTGAAATACGCCGGGGCTTCGCTCAGCCGCGATGCCGTCGACAAGCGCGCCGAGAGCGATGCCCGCAGCGGAGAGGCTACCTTTCCGAATGGCGGCAACGGCTCGACGGGAGGCATTATCGATACTCAATCCGCCGTCGGCGGCTGGCCCGAACTCACGGCCACCGATGAGGAGATACGGCGCGCCGCGACCGATACCGACGGCGACGGCATTCCCGACTATTACGAGACGCTGCTGGGGCTCGACCCGAACGACGCCTCCGACGCCAACGCCACGACGCTCGACCCGCAGGGCATTTATCCCAATATCGAGGTCTATTTTCACTTCCTCGTCAGGGAGATTTCCGTCGCCCAGACCGCAGGCGGAACCTACACTGCTTTGGAATAG
- a CDS encoding pectinesterase family protein → MKRLFLLTICLLFAGVACGRNLHVYLIGDSTCATKELAKQNPERGWGQLFRPLFDGSVTVCNHAANGRSTKSFRDEGRWKTVCDGLRPGDYVFIQFGHNDQKQSDSTRYASPVQYAANLRRYVAETRERGAVPVLLTPIVRRRFTDGVLDDTHGPYAAAVRRVSAETGTVLIDAERLTREWVSRLGDEASTAYYMWVEPGTNPRWPDGRQDNTHLNVRGARTVARMIAARLPELIPELGRCLKTSDFVVAQDGSGDFFTLTEAVAAVPDFCRDTTRILVCEGTYREKIAIPATKRNVVLESRGAVTVTWDDYAAKTGATGRPLGTSGSSTVYFGGDGWTVRGLTFENSAGRVGQAVAVQCFGTGLHFIGCRFLGNQDTLYLYGAGNRDGETVTENARILFEECYVEGTTDFIFGSAAALFRNCEIRSTADSYITAASTCRGQACGLIFENCRLTAAEGVARCWLGRPWRDHAQTVFIGCEMGAHILPEGWHDWSKPHAQKTVFYAEYGSEGPGAAPRSRVKWSRQLTEKEARQVLAAFEK, encoded by the coding sequence ATGAAACGCCTTTTCCTGCTGACGATCTGTCTGTTATTCGCCGGTGTTGCCTGCGGACGAAACCTGCATGTCTACTTGATCGGCGATTCGACCTGTGCCACGAAGGAGCTTGCGAAACAGAATCCCGAGCGGGGATGGGGACAGTTGTTCCGGCCGTTGTTCGACGGCTCGGTTACGGTCTGCAACCACGCTGCCAATGGCCGTTCCACCAAGTCGTTCCGCGACGAGGGCCGCTGGAAAACTGTTTGCGACGGGTTGCGGCCGGGCGATTACGTCTTCATCCAGTTCGGGCACAACGACCAGAAACAGAGCGACTCGACCCGCTACGCCTCCCCGGTGCAGTATGCCGCGAACCTACGCCGCTATGTGGCCGAGACGCGCGAACGGGGAGCCGTTCCGGTACTGCTGACGCCCATCGTGCGCCGCCGTTTTACCGACGGCGTGCTGGACGATACCCACGGGCCCTATGCCGCCGCCGTGCGCCGTGTTTCGGCCGAAACGGGCACGGTGCTGATCGACGCCGAACGGCTGACCCGCGAATGGGTGTCACGGCTCGGGGACGAGGCGTCGACAGCGTACTATATGTGGGTTGAGCCGGGAACCAATCCCCGCTGGCCCGACGGGCGGCAGGACAACACGCACCTCAATGTCCGCGGGGCCCGCACCGTGGCGCGGATGATCGCCGCGCGGCTTCCGGAGCTGATTCCCGAACTGGGACGCTGTCTGAAAACCTCCGATTTCGTGGTCGCACAGGACGGTTCGGGCGATTTCTTCACCTTGACGGAGGCCGTGGCCGCCGTTCCCGACTTCTGCCGCGACACGACCCGCATCCTTGTCTGCGAAGGCACCTACCGTGAGAAGATCGCCATTCCCGCCACCAAGCGTAATGTGGTGCTTGAAAGCCGTGGGGCAGTGACGGTTACATGGGACGATTACGCCGCGAAGACTGGAGCCACCGGGCGGCCGCTGGGCACTTCGGGCTCTTCGACCGTCTATTTCGGCGGCGACGGCTGGACGGTGCGCGGACTGACGTTCGAAAACTCCGCCGGGAGGGTGGGGCAGGCGGTCGCCGTGCAGTGCTTCGGCACCGGACTGCACTTCATCGGCTGTCGTTTCCTCGGCAATCAGGACACGCTCTACCTCTACGGCGCCGGCAACCGCGACGGGGAGACCGTCACGGAAAATGCCCGGATACTGTTCGAGGAGTGTTATGTCGAAGGTACGACCGATTTTATCTTCGGCTCGGCCGCGGCGCTGTTCCGCAACTGCGAGATTCGTTCGACGGCCGATTCCTACATCACGGCGGCTTCGACCTGCCGGGGACAGGCGTGCGGACTTATCTTTGAAAACTGCCGTCTGACCGCTGCCGAAGGTGTCGCGCGCTGTTGGCTGGGGCGTCCGTGGCGCGATCATGCGCAGACGGTCTTTATCGGCTGTGAAATGGGGGCGCACATCCTGCCCGAAGGGTGGCACGACTGGTCGAAGCCGCATGCGCAAAAGACTGTCTTCTATGCCGAATACGGCTCTGAAGGCCCCGGCGCCGCTCCCCGCAGCCGCGTGAAATGGTCGCGGCAGCTCACGGAAAAAGAGGCCCGGCAGGTGCTTGCGGCCTTTGAAAAATAG